One part of the Anaerofustis stercorihominis DSM 17244 genome encodes these proteins:
- a CDS encoding hybrid sensor histidine kinase/response regulator: MGNNDFKGDEKLENFSDDQIEKINLKRIASVCVCILFFQIINLFNPQFYVQRILWGGTFLLSLSAVIFLILILVIKRNSSFKNISFIYKLFWSILVIGVFPFLYRDASMSLIPLNCVVLAGVLICAPILKKNDLRFIYLVSIIVNVCACLYAKDIPFYYYLQVVIINITAYLLANNLHGKYMELFDKQRQAYKAYMNSILEQESLKAKLNEEKSANSAKSEFLSRMSHDLRTPLNGIIGSSYLALNDDIPREEVNDYLNKINQSGKYLLSLINDVLDMSKIESDKMELHPEPYTLSEFLDTVNSIIKEQCSENDIDFDIVCKEVDIKCVMLDRLRFNQIFLNLLSNSVKFTPKGGKIDLIIEHLSKDDDKIKKRFIVRDTGIGMSKEFLAHAFEPFTQEKAGDTSEGTGLGLSIVYKIVELMNGRIYIESEPGKGTSVTVELEVDIVKDMEDKEEKTEFDLNKLKGKRILIFEDNELNLMIAKTLLEQKGIYAECAENGKIGVDMYLNKEPYHYDAVLMDIQMPVMNGLEACKKIRESNKEDCKSIPVIAMTANAFAEDIKCSIDAGMDEHLAKPIEPDILYKTIYKQIFK; the protein is encoded by the coding sequence ATGGGAAATAATGACTTTAAGGGTGATGAAAAATTGGAAAATTTTTCAGATGACCAAATCGAAAAGATAAATCTAAAGAGGATAGCTTCTGTATGCGTATGTATACTTTTTTTCCAAATCATTAATTTATTTAATCCGCAGTTTTACGTCCAGCGTATTTTATGGGGCGGTACGTTTTTGTTATCACTGTCTGCGGTCATATTCCTGATACTTATTTTGGTCATAAAAAGGAATTCGTCTTTTAAAAATATATCATTTATATATAAACTGTTTTGGAGCATTCTTGTAATCGGAGTTTTCCCGTTTTTATACAGAGATGCTTCAATGTCTCTAATCCCTCTGAACTGCGTTGTCCTTGCAGGGGTTTTGATATGTGCTCCCATACTTAAAAAGAACGATTTGAGATTTATTTATTTGGTTTCGATAATAGTGAATGTATGTGCATGTTTATATGCGAAGGATATTCCTTTTTATTATTATCTTCAGGTCGTGATCATCAATATTACCGCATATCTTCTTGCCAATAATCTTCATGGAAAATATATGGAACTTTTTGACAAACAGCGTCAGGCTTATAAAGCATATATGAATTCTATTTTGGAACAGGAAAGCCTTAAAGCGAAACTCAATGAAGAAAAAAGTGCAAATTCCGCAAAATCCGAATTCCTCTCAAGGATGAGTCACGATTTGAGAACACCACTGAACGGGATAATAGGTTCTTCTTATTTGGCTTTGAATGATGATATCCCAAGAGAAGAAGTAAATGATTATTTAAATAAGATAAATCAGTCGGGAAAATATTTGTTGTCTCTTATAAACGATGTTTTGGATATGTCCAAAATCGAAAGCGATAAAATGGAGCTTCATCCCGAGCCTTATACTTTATCCGAGTTTTTGGATACTGTAAACAGCATCATAAAAGAGCAGTGCAGTGAAAATGATATAGATTTTGATATAGTATGCAAAGAGGTGGATATAAAATGTGTCATGCTTGACAGGCTTCGCTTCAATCAGATATTTTTAAATCTTCTTTCAAATTCCGTTAAATTCACTCCGAAAGGGGGAAAGATAGATTTGATAATAGAACACCTGTCCAAAGATGATGATAAAATAAAGAAGCGTTTTATCGTTAGGGATACGGGAATAGGAATGAGCAAAGAATTTTTAGCTCATGCTTTTGAACCTTTTACTCAGGAAAAGGCAGGGGATACTTCCGAAGGTACGGGGTTGGGGCTTTCCATAGTATATAAGATAGTTGAGCTTATGAACGGCAGGATATATATAGAGAGCGAACCGGGGAAGGGCACGAGCGTTACGGTTGAGCTGGAAGTGGATATAGTTAAGGATATGGAAGATAAAGAAGAGAAAACAGAGTTTGACTTAAATAAACTCAAAGGTAAGAGGATACTCATTTTCGAAGATAATGAACTCAATCTGATGATAGCAAAGACATTGCTGGAACAAAAAGGTATTTATGCAGAGTGTGCCGAAAACGGGAAAATCGGCGTCGATATGTACTTAAATAAGGAACCTTACCATTACGATGCGGTGCTTATGGATATACAAATGCCCGTTATGAACGGGCTTGAGGCTTGTAAGAAGATAAGGGAATCGAATAAAGAGGACTGCAAAAGTATACCTGTGATCGCAATGACGGCAAATGCTTTTGCGGAAGATATAAAATGCTCCATAGATGCGGGAATGGACGAACACCTCGCAAAACCTATAGAGCCGGATATACTTTATAAAACGATTTACAAACAAATATTTAAATAA
- a CDS encoding TrkH family potassium uptake protein, whose translation MESKLKLKLSYTQIIALGFFLTILVGGILLTLPISSRSGEFTPFLNSIFTATSATCVTGLVVFDTYTHWSIFGQIVIICLIQIGGIGFMTIITMFSIFLKRQIGLHERRLLMQSAGSMQLSGVVKLILRIVKGTILFEGLGAILLSIRFIPEMGFKVGIYNAVFHAISAFCNAGFDLMGRFKQFSSLTRYSDDIIVNITIMSLIVIGGIGFLVWSDIIKNKWHVRRYELHSKIVISASAILIFGAAVLFFLFETKNGVLVHSSMKESILASLFQAVTPRTAGFNTVDWASITQGTSIFTIVLMLIGGSPGSTAGGMKTTTLVVLVMSAVASSRHKNSITIFKRRLDNDTVKQASAVFTLYFIGFLIGSLLLCYFENLPAVSIMFEVSSAIGTVGSSMGITTTLCAASKCVIIALMYAGRVGALTLMLTLAAKKKCAPVERPAEKILIG comes from the coding sequence ATGGAAAGTAAATTAAAGCTTAAATTATCTTACACACAAATAATTGCACTTGGATTTTTCCTGACAATTTTAGTAGGCGGTATACTATTGACGCTGCCTATATCATCACGAAGCGGAGAGTTTACTCCGTTTTTAAATTCTATTTTTACAGCAACATCCGCAACATGCGTGACGGGGCTTGTAGTCTTTGACACATACACTCACTGGTCGATTTTCGGACAAATAGTTATAATATGTTTGATACAAATAGGCGGTATAGGTTTTATGACCATTATCACCATGTTTTCTATATTCCTAAAGCGTCAGATCGGACTTCACGAAAGAAGGCTATTGATGCAGTCCGCGGGAAGCATGCAGCTCAGCGGAGTGGTTAAGCTCATACTTCGTATAGTAAAGGGAACGATATTATTCGAAGGTCTTGGAGCGATACTACTGTCAATAAGATTTATTCCCGAAATGGGATTTAAGGTAGGTATATATAACGCCGTCTTCCATGCCATATCTGCATTCTGTAATGCGGGATTTGACTTGATGGGAAGATTTAAACAGTTCTCTTCCCTAACTAGATATTCCGATGACATAATAGTGAATATCACCATAATGTCGCTTATAGTCATAGGCGGTATCGGGTTCTTGGTATGGAGCGATATAATAAAAAACAAATGGCATGTAAGAAGATATGAACTTCATTCAAAAATAGTCATATCCGCTTCGGCTATACTTATATTCGGCGCGGCAGTCTTATTCTTCTTATTCGAAACCAAAAACGGAGTGCTCGTTCACTCTTCAATGAAAGAAAGTATATTAGCGTCACTGTTCCAGGCTGTAACGCCGAGGACCGCAGGTTTTAACACTGTAGACTGGGCAAGTATCACACAAGGGACCTCAATATTTACGATAGTTTTAATGCTTATCGGCGGAAGTCCGGGCTCGACCGCAGGGGGTATGAAAACCACTACCTTGGTAGTTTTGGTTATGAGTGCGGTGGCTTCTTCAAGACATAAAAACAGCATAACCATATTTAAAAGACGTCTTGACAACGATACGGTCAAACAGGCAAGCGCGGTATTCACATTATATTTTATCGGATTTTTAATAGGAAGCTTACTCCTATGCTACTTTGAGAACCTCCCTGCAGTATCCATAATGTTTGAAGTATCTTCGGCAATAGGTACCGTAGGCTCCTCAATGGGTATAACCACTACACTGTGCGCCGCTTCAAAATGCGTCATAATCGCACTGATGTATGCGGGCAGAGTCGGAGCACTTACACTTATGTTAACACTTGCAGCAAAGAAAAAATGTGCGCCTGTCGAAAGACCGGCAGAAAAAATACTAATAGGATAG
- a CDS encoding potassium channel family protein, producing the protein MKSVLVIGMGRFGKHLSKKMQELGNDVMIIDKDEELISEFASDFTDSQIGDCRVEGVLQSLGINNFDICFVAIGEDFQASLEITALLKDLNAKWVVTKARSDIQKKLLKRIGADEVVYPERDTAEKLAIRYNAKNIFDYIQLTPEYSIYEIPIMDLWVGKNMSDLGIRKKYKVNIIAIKNENILDPMPSPNYVFRENDHIIVIGKSSDVFKLTSLT; encoded by the coding sequence ATGAAATCAGTACTTGTAATAGGAATGGGACGTTTCGGAAAGCATTTATCAAAGAAAATGCAGGAGTTAGGAAACGACGTAATGATAATAGATAAAGACGAGGAACTTATTTCGGAATTTGCTTCGGACTTCACGGACTCACAAATCGGAGACTGCAGAGTGGAAGGTGTATTACAGTCCCTCGGGATAAATAATTTCGATATTTGTTTCGTGGCCATCGGAGAGGACTTTCAGGCTTCCCTTGAAATCACTGCACTGCTTAAAGACTTGAATGCGAAATGGGTAGTAACAAAGGCGAGAAGCGATATTCAAAAGAAATTACTAAAAAGGATAGGTGCGGACGAGGTAGTATATCCGGAAAGAGATACTGCGGAAAAGCTCGCCATAAGATATAATGCTAAGAACATATTCGATTATATACAGCTGACCCCGGAATACTCCATTTACGAAATACCTATAATGGATCTATGGGTGGGAAAGAACATGTCCGACCTTGGAATAAGAAAAAAATACAAAGTCAACATAATCGCAATCAAAAACGAAAATATATTAGACCCTATGCCTTCTCCGAACTATGTGTTCAGAGAAAACGACCATATAATCGTTATAGGCAAATCTTCCGATGTATTCAAACTTACATCACTAACATAA
- a CDS encoding gluconeogenesis factor YvcK family protein, which yields MKFKDKNIVIIGGGTGNSVLLKEFKKHTDNITAIVTVSDDGGSTGKLRKDLGILAVGDIRNCITALAEDESTMTELMEYRFTKGALKKHSFGNLFLAALNEISESFPKAIKDISDVLAIKGEVVAVSKNDDITLCALLDNTAVVNGESKIPKQAVKMRSKIKKVFMTPSDAKVNDYAVEKIENADIIILSPGSLYTSIIPNLLIKDIPYAIDKNKKAKKYFVANIMTQHGETDGFDVWKHVTEIDKHIPRGCKIFDEVIYSTTVLDEDVIKRYKKKHADVVEANITDEMKSLYKFTGLDLAREINGVMRHNSEVLVDYLKNT from the coding sequence ATGAAATTCAAAGATAAAAATATCGTCATAATCGGCGGGGGAACGGGAAACAGTGTTCTTTTAAAGGAATTTAAAAAGCATACCGACAACATAACCGCTATAGTTACCGTTTCCGATGACGGAGGAAGCACGGGTAAACTGAGAAAAGACCTGGGCATTTTGGCAGTTGGGGATATCCGTAACTGTATAACGGCGCTCGCCGAAGACGAATCTACCATGACGGAGCTTATGGAATATCGTTTTACAAAAGGAGCGTTAAAGAAACATTCCTTCGGGAACTTATTTTTGGCGGCACTTAATGAAATAAGCGAAAGTTTCCCAAAGGCGATAAAGGATATAAGCGATGTTTTGGCAATAAAGGGAGAAGTCGTTGCGGTATCGAAGAATGATGATATAACTCTTTGTGCACTCCTTGATAACACTGCGGTCGTGAACGGAGAGTCCAAGATACCGAAGCAGGCCGTTAAAATGCGTTCCAAGATAAAAAAAGTATTCATGACTCCTAGTGATGCGAAAGTTAATGACTATGCGGTGGAAAAAATAGAGAATGCTGATATAATCATTTTAAGTCCGGGAAGTCTTTATACTTCCATAATACCGAATTTGCTTATCAAAGATATACCTTATGCCATAGATAAGAATAAAAAAGCTAAGAAGTATTTTGTGGCGAATATAATGACCCAGCATGGAGAAACGGACGGATTTGATGTATGGAAGCATGTTACGGAAATAGATAAACATATCCCCAGAGGATGTAAGATATTTGATGAAGTGATTTACAGTACTACGGTTTTGGACGAAGACGTAATAAAAAGATATAAGAAAAAACATGCAGATGTAGTTGAAGCCAACATAACCGATGAGATGAAAAGTCTTTATAAATTCACCGGTCTTGACCTTGCGAGAGAGATAAACGGGGTCATGAGACATAACAGTGAGGTTTTGGTGGATTATTTAAAAAATACCTAG
- the rapZ gene encoding RNase adapter RapZ, with product MKIIVVAGMLAAGKSVALRFFQDRGFYCVDNLPPKLIDTFIELLDKSEPKTENIAIVLDVRGSAFFDDIDEILDSLKNERGADVLYIDADDDVLISRYKKNRRKHLISGNDRIEVAIKKERKSMEEVKKRADLIIDTSKLLERDFEKILHDCYGKTGDISSEFSINISSFGFKYGILHDADIVYDVRFLPNPFYVKELKPLTGKNQEVSDYVFSFDESKEFMDKLEDIIAFTIPYYIKEGKAQLVIGIGCTGGRHRSVAIASELAKRIEEKGYIVTEEHRDISKDNYQY from the coding sequence ATGAAAATCATTGTTGTTGCGGGAATGCTTGCTGCGGGAAAAAGTGTGGCTTTAAGATTTTTTCAGGACAGAGGGTTTTACTGCGTGGATAATCTTCCGCCGAAACTCATAGATACATTCATCGAACTTTTGGATAAGAGCGAACCAAAAACAGAGAATATAGCAATAGTTTTGGATGTGAGGGGGAGTGCTTTCTTCGATGATATAGATGAAATTTTAGACAGCTTAAAGAATGAAAGAGGTGCGGACGTTTTATATATCGATGCAGACGATGACGTACTTATTTCAAGGTATAAAAAGAATAGAAGGAAACATCTTATATCGGGAAATGACAGGATAGAAGTTGCCATAAAAAAAGAAAGAAAATCAATGGAAGAGGTAAAGAAGAGGGCAGACCTTATAATAGATACTTCCAAGCTTTTAGAGAGGGACTTCGAAAAAATACTTCATGACTGTTACGGGAAGACCGGTGATATATCTTCCGAATTCAGTATCAATATAAGTTCGTTTGGATTTAAATACGGTATACTGCACGATGCGGATATAGTCTATGATGTAAGGTTCCTTCCGAATCCTTTTTATGTAAAAGAGTTGAAGCCTCTTACTGGGAAAAATCAGGAAGTATCGGATTATGTGTTTTCCTTTGATGAAAGCAAAGAATTCATGGATAAGCTGGAGGACATAATCGCCTTTACTATCCCATATTATATTAAAGAAGGAAAGGCTCAGCTTGTAATAGGGATAGGCTGTACAGGGGGAAGACACCGTTCTGTCGCAATAGCGAGCGAACTGGCTAAGAGGATAGAAGAAAAAGGATATATCGTTACGGAAGAGCACAGAGATATAAGCAAAGATAACTATCAGTATTAA